AGAACTTCCTACTACTACTCATCTGTGAAagtttgttctgtttcttttacttTAAGTCCTAAACAAAGTCTTTAGTGCAGCACTCTCACATCTCCGACCTAGAGAGTGAGGTTAAGGTTAAGGCTTTAAAGGTACATTACAAAGCCAATTCTGTGGAAACGTATTGATGTGCTGAGCTTAACACATGCGTATTTCCTCCTCAAAATCAGTATGGAACTGATGATTCTGTGGCTAACACCAAGCAGTTGCAGAAATGCTTACAAGAGTGGGTCTTAATAAGTTTGCAATGATACATTGGCCTCCCAGTATATTTTATTAAGGATGCAATTCCTTGTCAAGCACCGGGAGGTTTGCCTGCGCAAGGAATGCAGCACCACGCCATGAGCCGGCTCCTGCTCATGCAGAGACAAGTGCTGTAGCCAATTTTTTGGCAACAAGATTAACAACAACGTGTTCTCATGCCTTACAGGAGAAGTAAAGCAGTCACCACTCTGTAAAGAGCCTCCCTCAGTCTCGTTACACATGAAGGAGCTGTGAGACTTCAGTCTTGCAACACCAGAGCTGAGGATCTGGTTAGAAATGCTGTGGGTTCTTTACCCATTTCACAGGTTTAGGATCACATCTTTCATGCTCATCATTAAAATTTCAGCACTTTTCAGCTTTAGCAAGCTTTGGTTTTACAGTACAGTAACAGCCATGACTTGACTGCACAACCACACATCACAAACACCAAATCCTTGCTGAACCTCCACTGCAGCACCAACAGCCTTGCCAAAGCAACGGCCACAAACTCATCCAGCACCAGGAAAGCTGGCAACaagcaaaaggcaaaataaactCCTGGTGTGTAAATCAATACGAGATGCTTCATCCCTAGAAACATCAGCCACCAAAACAGCACCAGTGTTTTGAAAAAGCACCCAGAGATTGTCCACTCAGCCAACCCATAGGCTGCTATGTACTATCAGCACAACCAACACCAGCTGCCTCTCAAGAATGAGCAGAGTCCAACTGCAGAGTGGTGGATTGTTCTCTGACAGCTGTGAAAAATactgctgctgcaaagaaatACATCAGTTTTATCTCACCACAGAACCTTACAGCCCAAGAGATTTTTAAGCTCACAAGAACAAAATGGAAGCAGCCAACAGGTAATTAGTTTTTCCTCTCCTATCCTCTGTACCCCGCATTTTGTGATGAATAGCGGTAAAGAACTCTTCTACAAGAGGACCTGTAAGACACCATCAAGTTAGCCTTTCTGATCAACCCATCTAGCTAGTACCATTGCTGCAACCCAGATGATTCTGGTAAAAAAAGGAGGAGTTTGGAGAgggccaggagaaaaaaagaggggttcattaaaaaaacattaggCTGGTAGGAGGTTCAAATCAGAGATTCCCACAGCTGACTTAGAGGGGTCCCCAAAGGGCCCATTGCACACACAGCTTTAGGAAGTGTTGCCTCATTCACCAAATCCAGAACTGGACCCACAACAGAGCTCAAGGGGATGACCAAGAAGCCCATTTAAGctcctttcctgctctcctATTTCAGCACAACTTTCACACAACAcccccaggctctgcctgctTGCCCCAGGACCTGCCTGCCACACCAGGCGTGGAACACACAACAGGCACAATCAGTATCAGCTTTAATGCTCTGTTTGCCAGCTGTAAATCACACTTTTGCCCCTTACattgaagcatttaaaaaacaataagATGATGCAAGCACAAGTTGTTCTTGCAATGACTGCACAAGTGAACCATTTTCCTCTTACAGACTGGACTTCTCAGAAAGAAATATCAGAATTCTATGATTTATTATCTGAAATAGATTTAAacatttgggaaggaaaaaaaaaaaaaaaaacgcgtTTCAAACACAAAACCCTGGAAATGAAGAGAGGCTAATCTGCCAAACAGCAAAACCATCAGCTGAGGTTAGAGAGGAGGCTGCATATGACAACAGCTTGCTGTATTGTAGGGCAAAAATTGCAGAATAATTTCACTGTTACACTCCACAGAAGTGAGATCTCATCTGAGGTGAGGAAGTACGCAAGGCTTTTCCAACTGTTAAAGACAAGGGCTGGTACAAATTAGGTAAATAATCCTCTTTAGCATAGAtaatcacaaaaaaaaggatgacattttagtttttattactttatattTGGCCAGGACTTTTAAAGGAAGgacttttaaaggaaacatCAAACATTCACTTTTCTGTAGGTCTAGAAAGGATTCAgtcttcccccacccccacttCCCATAGGATTTCTCTTGGCCCTTATAGTCACACTGCAAATTAGTTGGGAATAGCAGTATTTATACTAGATCAGCAACGTCTGGTTCTTATCCAAATGTTCCACCTAAAGAGGATGCCAGTTCTCATGGATTGGACAGCCCACCCTGCAGCATTCCTGAGAATTGTACAATATAATCTTGAAAGTCAGCAGAGTGGATTATCCACTTTTTTCTGGACTTGAACTTGTGACCTTAACAGTagcacagcagaaagcaaatgtgCTATGCACTTTGCCATAGTAACCTTCCATGTATTCTTTTCAACTTAAATACACACAATTGAAACAGCTACAATTTTGGAAAATTATGTACAAAccctatatttttttcttttttgattacatataaatacaaattagCTATTCTTCTAAAAAGTGGTTATaatagtaaataaatacaaaataagaaTCTGACCATTATACTTCATGTGCTGGGGTTAAACCCATATAAAATGTACaactaaaatacatttaaaatctttaaaggaatatttctctgattaaaatatttgttttcccaACCTTTTCGTagacataaatatattttcaaaatagttgtgtttttttttctttccatttcattaCATAAATAAAGTCTTCATTGGGAAATATTAAAGTgtcagctattttttttttttttttgcatttgtctAATATATTTGCTGTGTTAGCGGCACCCACAACCCTCCACAACCATATCTTGATAGTTCTTTAATacaactttttcattttcatcaagGTAGAGCATGGAAATAGCACTCAGTTCTGTCGGCACACAGCAAGCCTTGGGGATTTTGGAATTCACTGAATTGACCAAAGTCTGAACAATGGCATGGTTTGTTGAGTTTAGATGGTCTGCCAGTGGAAAAGGACATTCCCCATGGCAGTAAAAGGCACTATACCCCGGCGGGGCAACAATCCAGTCATTCCACCCCACATCATTGAAGTCCACATATAACGGATGCCTTTTGCAACTGTATTTGTGGCGTTTACGCTGTTTGTGTTTCGCTTGACGCTTTTCTCTTTTATGGAGCGGGTGTCCCTTGCCATCATGCCCAAACGTCACTAACAATGGCCTGAGCTGAGACCAGCTATCTTCATCCTGATGTAAAGACCTGCTAATCCTAACGTGCCTCTTGGAGGCACTGTTCTCTTTGTCCAAGTGAACCACCTCTACCACAAACCCATGATTAGGTTGTCCATGTGCAATCCACCTCAAAACAGCTGGCGTTACATCAAAACTTTCCCATTTACTTGCATTATGATGCACCAACCTGGTGTCCAAAAGTCTTGTGACAGGGTCCTTAGAGGTGGCTGTGGCTGGCTTTataatttcataaatattaataCGATGATGGTAGCTGCTGTTGTTCTCAAAGGCTCCGTGCACC
The window above is part of the Corvus moneduloides isolate bCorMon1 chromosome 3, bCorMon1.pri, whole genome shotgun sequence genome. Proteins encoded here:
- the BMP2 gene encoding bone morphogenetic protein 2 isoform X1 produces the protein MVAVTRSLLALLLCQALLGGAAGLMPEVGRRRFSEPGRAASAAQRPEDLLSEFELRLLHMFGLKRRPSPGKDVVIPPYMLDLYRLHAGQQLGQPAALGFPLERAASRANTVRSFHHEEVLEELPETSGKTSRRFFFNLTSIPNEESITSAELQIFRKQVHGAFENNSSYHHRINIYEIIKPATATSKDPVTRLLDTRLVHHNASKWESFDVTPAVLRWIAHGQPNHGFVVEVVHLDKENSASKRHVRISRSLHQDEDSWSQLRPLLVTFGHDGKGHPLHKREKRQAKHKQRKRHKYSCKRHPLYVDFNDVGWNDWIVAPPGYSAFYCHGECPFPLADHLNSTNHAIVQTLVNSVNSKIPKACCVPTELSAISMLYLDENEKVVLKNYQDMVVEGCGCR